The sequence TCGCTGCCCCCCCGGAGAGGTCATATGGGGGTCATGTGGGGTGCTGATGCGTGCCCCTCGTCGTCACCGCCATCGCAGCCCAGCTCTCCAGCGTCCACCAGCTTGTGGTGGCAGCGGCAGGTGGAGGCCCGGCTGGTGGAGGACGGGGGGCCGCGGCTCTTGGGGGACCTGTTCCTGGTTACGCGGCGCAGGACCCTGTGGAAGACGAGGTAGCAGATCTCGCAGATGGTGAGCACGATGCAGACGGCGGAGGCACCCACCATGAAGTAGGTGAAGACCTTCTTCTCGGTGGGCCGTGCGATGTAGCAGTCCACCACGTTGGGGCAGGGGGCCACGTTGGCGCACTGCACCAGGCGCGGCATGGCGAAGCCGTGCCACAGTGTGTGCAGCACGTACAGAAAGAGGAGCTCGATGGCGAGCTTGAAGACGAGGCTGAGCAGGTAGGTCCACCACAGGCCGCCGTGCTTCTTGCCCGCGTCGGCGTACAGCCGGGCGCACTGGTCCCCGTGCTTGAGCCGGTGGCGGCGCTCGCGCTCCTCGCGGTAGGCCACGTGCAGCATGACTAGCAGCGACGGGCAGGTGACGAAGATGAGCTGCAGCGCCCAGAGCCGGATGTTGGAGATGGGGAAGAAGTCGTCGTAGCAGACGTTGGTGCAGCCGGGTTGCTTGGTGTTGCAGTCGAAGTCCTTCTGCTCGTCGCCCCACACGCGCTCGGCGGCCACCACGTACACCAGGACCCGGAAGACAAACACCACCGACAGCCAGATGCGCCCGAAGGCTGTGGAGTACTTGTTCACGCCGCTCAGCAGGGCCTGCAGCGTCTTCCAGTCCATGGCGTCCGGCGGGGCAGCCGGGGCCCGAGCCCACCTGCCGGAGTCAGAGGGAAAAGTCTGCGTCAGTGACTTGGGGACGCTGGTGGGGCGCACGTGTCCGGGGTTCCCCTGGAAGAGGGATCTGCTGGATCAGCCAATGACTTGGGGTCAGGGctgctcctgtccccaggctctgcGTCCGGTGGGGCAGGTGTACAGAGGTCACATGACCATCCCAGCCTCAGGGCCTGAGCGCGGGGAGGAAGGGAACGTGTGCTTGCTGATCCATGGAGCTGAAGCTCCACAATGatccccccccccatgaataactGGAAACAAACTATCTCTGAAGCTAATGATGTACacgttggcaaattgagtttaaattaaaaaaaagtaagcacACCAGGAAGATACTATTACGCTTCTCGTGTGCGGATGGAGGTAACAGCTGCAAAGCACTTAGCTCCGAGTAAGGACTCAGTACCGCGGGCCACTTGCTGAAATCTAGACGCCACGTCACACAATTAAAACTACAGttggggggcgcctgggcagctcaggtgtgaagcatctgccttcagcccagggcatgatcctggagacccgggatccagtcccgcatcagctccctgcatggagcctgcttctccctctgcctgtgtctctgcctctctgtctctctcatgaataaatacataaattctttaaaaaacaaaataaaagaaaaaatctacagTTGGGTTCAAGGCTGTGCTCTacaccacctcccctcccctccccttctctgtccGATGCTGCCCCAGGCCAGGTTCTGGCCACCGATTTCACCGAGGCCCTGTGAGGGTGGGGCTGTGGGCCCCGAGGGGCGGAGGGCAGGCCACCCTGGAATAGGTCACTTGGCCATGAAGATCGCTTTGGGTTAAAAACAATCAAAACGGGCCCCTGGGAAGGCTtggaggttgagcatctgccttgggcacagggtgtgacgggggtggggtggtggtgtcctggaatcgagtctcatgaataaataaataaaatatttaaaaaaaatcaaaacccatcagattcaggaaaagctcttcaCCTGTCCTCCAGCTGCCTAAAGGAATTCAGATAGAGGACCTGCTCCCGGAAGAGAGGTGTCAGCACAGATAAGTAGGGAGGAAACTGGCAAGGCCTGTTTGACCAAAGTCCTCTACGTCCCACTGTCTCTGAGTGGCCGAGAAGACATTTATTTCCTAAATGTCTACTTTCctaaatatttcctaaatatacCTTCCCTCTGAAGTCCCTGACCCGCTATTCCCTTCTCTTTACTTCAGGATGACACGTCTACATCATTTTGCCTGTATTTGGAGTCTCACCTGTGTGGGTTCCCTGTATATACTCGATTAAACTAGATTTTCCTCCTGTTAATCATTCtgagtccagctagaaggacttttttttttttatttttaaagattgtatttattttttcatgagagacccacagagagaggcggagacacaggcagagggagaagcaggctccatgcgggggaGCCCagtacgggactcgatcctgggaccctggggtcacgccctgggccgaaggcaggggctccAGCACTGAGCCCCTCGGGCGCCCCCAGCTAGAAGGACCCTGAAGGGCGGAGGAAACTCTCCCTCCCCAGCAACCCCCGTGCTACAGAGAGGAAATTCTCGTGGAGAGGAGAAATAACCTCCCCAAGGTCTCAGAGTCAGCAGGTGGTGAAGTTGGAAGACCATTcaggttgggggtgactgggggatgTGATAACGGTCTGGCTCCCAGCGCCCCAGGCCCAGGGGAACTCTAGAGACCACGTTCCTCCCCAGCCGGATGCCAGGCCTTTGTGGGAGGGAGCCATACTTTGTTCAGGCCCTTGAATCACACATTTTCTTCCCAGCGCTGGAGTGACTCAGAGGGTGTGGATGGGTGGGTCGGCCGGAGAACTTCTGGGTGCTGGCCTGGGTGTGGGAACACGTGTCTCCCCGTGTGCCTGTGTGGGCCTGTGCACACACGCGGGCGCTCTTGGAGCTGGGTGTGTGAGCGTGTAAGAGGCGTGTGGGTGCAGACCCTGCA is a genomic window of Vulpes vulpes isolate BD-2025 chromosome 10, VulVul3, whole genome shotgun sequence containing:
- the GJB3 gene encoding gap junction beta-3 protein — translated: MDWKTLQALLSGVNKYSTAFGRIWLSVVFVFRVLVYVVAAERVWGDEQKDFDCNTKQPGCTNVCYDDFFPISNIRLWALQLIFVTCPSLLVMLHVAYREERERRHRLKHGDQCARLYADAGKKHGGLWWTYLLSLVFKLAIELLFLYVLHTLWHGFAMPRLVQCANVAPCPNVVDCYIARPTEKKVFTYFMVGASAVCIVLTICEICYLVFHRVLRRVTRNRSPKSRGPPSSTSRASTCRCHHKLVDAGELGCDGGDDEGHASAPHMTPI